TAATGCTAGTAATAAGTTTTGGTTTAAAAGTTGttgttaaaactaaaattaGATGCCATCAGCTGCAAATATTAAAAGATCTAACATAGTAGTTTGTGGACTTCAGTGCTTCTTGACCAAATATTTGCTGCAATAATACTTTTGGTATTTTCCGGTAAAATACTTCCGGTGttttcctatatatatattagctgtgcaacccagcattgcctgggtaataaaaatcagcttataaacaatgagaagtaatgagagttgcctgccacttgcaaCTAGCCTGCAACATTGCCAATGTAAAACTTGAGTACACTTACTAATGAGAACTATTCTTTAAGTGGTGTTACGCAATCACTATGTGTAGTACGCAAAGCTGTTGGGTGTTTGCTCGCATATAACATTTATCAGTTTGCTAACAAATCAATCTTTGTGGCCTAATTGGTACGGTGTCGGACTGGTGAACCAGAGGGTTCAAGTTCAAATCTTTTTtggtacggattctttattccaagattatAGAAAGCAATagctggaatgcagacagacagatctacatactttgaaaaaaagatGTAGATGgaatatatatcttatatgttttatatacaatACCTATATATAATAACTCGGTGTTTGTTTGCTAGTCTTGTGTTTTTCTGCCGTCGCTATGTCCAGTTGTAGTAATAAAGTTTTACGAACGAAAATCAGCTTTGAAGAGGGTTTGATCTTGGAACCCTCAGGCGACTAACCCACTCCACTGCGATGTCTCGATTGACAGTTGCAATGAATTATTGACCTGACACTCATTAAATCTCAATTAACATACACATAATAATGCCGATGCGCGTCACTCATAATGATTACCATCTGACCTCAAGGCCTCACTAGGTGAATGCTTGGTGTTGCATGagcaataaaaacagcttacaaacagttgcaggtaaccTAGTgcaaaggtaatgtagtaggtaagtcaatttagctaatgtaaagtttgtaagttgtttttattactcgtgtaACGCAGGCCATTCATCTAGTATACAGTTATCTCTATATCTGTATATAGATTTTAGCTTTTGTTTGCTACCTGACTGTCATTCGTGTGTttgttatagcgataaagccaTAGCAACAAAAGTCTGCCttgcactggaattgaactcgagACCCCTAGTTCCGCAGACAGTTATCCACTATCCATTACACCATGCTTCCAACTGGCCCTaatttggaataattgtgtgcatCATACTTACaatattacacctgccaatctttaatgccaATTGGTAAAAACAGCCCACCATGCTTCATCTAGCACGCCTGAAGTGTATGATCGTGTGAGAGATCACGGCGTGTGAGAGATCATGGCGCGTGAGAGATCATGGCGCAATGCTTTTCATAACTCTGGCTTCACAGGGACGGatgtggctcttattatagtaaaattttgAACTTGTTCAAGTTATTCAGATTCATTGGGCAAAGAAACCTAGctaattacaaataaattttctttgcaaaaactctttttaatAATTCATTACGCCATTCGGCtagtatgtatgcacatatgtatatatataaatatatatacttatatatatatatacttatatatatatatacttatatatatatacttatatatatatacttatatgcagatatatatatataagtatacatgtatatatatatatatacttatatatatatatatatatatatatatatatatatatatatatatatatatatatatatacatatatatatatacatgcatacatacatatatatatatatatatatatatatatatatatatatatatatatatatatatatatatatatatatatatatatatatatatatatatatatatatatatatatacttatatatatatacttatatatatatacttatatgcatatatatatacttatatgcatataagtatatatatatatatgcatgtgttaggcatatatatgttatatatatatatatgtgttaggcatatattttatatatatgggTACCTATACAAtaaatgcatacatatatagtttatatgtatgcatacatacacataagtgtaaaatatatctgtttgtgtatgaatattttcttatatacgtatatacatatatacctttATCTACATACAATGCATACGCATGTACCTATAtttgtatatacgtatatatctatatttgtatatacatgtatgtgtataccTATATCTGTATACATTGTATACTTATAGACCCTAACTGTATAACTAagagtatatataaatacatatttccTTTTCTTCCTATTTTTCCCATTCTATTCTTCCTTTCCACTTCCTACCAACTCTTAATCATACAAGGTAATGGACAATTATGCACTGACTGATAACTGCATATCATCTCCAAACTAAATTTACCACCAGCTGGCAACTCCCATGGGCTATCAAAACCTTGGGTTATATCACAAGCCTGTTTAATAAAACATGTTTCCTTTGAAGCAGTTTGTTTATGCGTCACATAAATGTAACACGTCACATAAATGTAACATGTCACATGAATGTAACACGTCTCATAAATGTAACACGACACATAAATGTAACACATCACATAGACGTAACACGTCTCATAAATGTAACATGACTCATAAATGTAACATGTCACATAAATTTAACACGTCACATAGATGTAACACGTCGCATAGATGTAACATGTCTCATAAATGTAACACGACTCATAAATGTGACACATCACATAAATGTAACACATCACATAAATGTAACACGACTCATAAATGTAACACGACTCATAAATGTAACACGACTCATAAATGTAACACATCACATAAATCTAACACGACTCATAAATGTAACACAACACATAAATGTAACACATCACATAAATGTAACACAACACACAAATGTAACACAACACATAAATGTAACACAACACATAAATGTAACACGACTCATCATATTTTTCACACAGAGGGATTTGCAATTATGTCAATCTTTTTGCTTTGCAGAAACCAAGTGTAGACCTAGTGTTTCTAATTGATGACTCGGGCAGTATCTCAGCACCCCAATTTAAAGTGGCAAAGGAAGGTGCTGCGACACTAAGCCAGGCTCTGTGCCCTCAGAagtttggtaagcttgcagacATTATAACAGTTTACAATACTAAACACTTGTGATAATAACTTTAACAATTTTTACCCCACTTTTGTGATAGTTGAGGGATTTGAGTTTTCCAATTCAACCGGAGTCCTTAAAACAGCCTTATTAATTTGTCACTTGTCCTTGGAGATGACTGAGAGAAAGATAGCCAATTGTAGAGACATATCTGAACATACATATAgccttatatataacataatttgtCTTCTTTTGTATGTTTGTTTGCTCATCTTTTATAGAAATCAACTTCTAAGTACACAATCTGTCTAAATATTTGCTTGTggaactttttaaaacttcccGAGCTATTAGGTCCAAAAGTATTTAAGGGTCACCTTATATCAAATATACCTTATACCAGATATACCTTATACCAAATATACCTTTTACCAGATATACCTTATACCAGATATACCTTATACCAGATATACCTTATACCAGATATACCTTATACCAGATATACCTTATACCAGATATATCTTATACCAGATATACCTTATACCAAATATATCTTATACCAGATATACCTTATACCAGTTATACCTTATACCAGATATACCTTATACCTATTATACCTTATACCAAATATACCTTTTACCAGATATACCTTATATCAAATATACCTTATACCAGATATACCTTATACCAAATATACCTTATACCAGGTATACCTTATACCCGTTATACCTTATACCAGATATACTTTATACCAGATATACCTTATACCAGATATACCTTATACCAGATATACCTTAtacctattatatattataccagATATACCTTATACCTATTATATCTTCTATCTATcgtctatatatatatccatctatctatctatctatctatctatctatctatctgtctatctatttatctgtctgtctgtctgtctatctatctatatatctatctacctatctatctatttatctgtctgtctatctatctgtctatatatctatctatccatctatctatatatctatctatatatctatctatctatatatctatatatctatatatctatatatctatctatttagactgacactctagccaactgagctaatcagccaCTTTATTAAGCCtcagataattattttatttgtttaaaaattactagaattaaaacatgaaaattgGAGATTCAAGTTGAATTTTATACTTGGCCAATGCCGGGTATGTTTGCTTGTAAAATTAGAGTTTCCATAACTGCTTTGTATGTCTGCAAATGTCATGAGAGTAAATGGCATGGTACCTGCACTGAACTTAGTTTGTTTCATTACAAAGGTTACAgttaagtgatagaaaaattatAGCCTTGCAGAAAATGGATTGTGTTAAAAGGTTatgaataaaatgtaaaaactaaataatatataaaaactagatattaaataataatattcaaaaAGAGGTTTCTATTGATAGCTTTGGTTAGAAGTAAACATCgatatgtaaataaaattgtaaGTTTGGAAATGCTGAAGTTTGATAAGTAATAAAAATACTTCATGTAATTTACTCTAATTTGAACTAGACAAAGTTTGAAGCTACTTGATAGAGTTCACTTCATTTTGTCAGTTCACTTGCCACTTCCTTTTTTGTTTCTATTCGCTTTCTTTACATATAAAACTATAATATCTTGAGAAATTACTTGGAGGGTCGTAAGGTCATGACAAATATTTGTGTAAACTTTACATTGTATGTCACAAAGACTTTATGTAGAAATTATCATACTGGAAGACTTGAATGTATCACACTAGAAAGTGACTTCTTATAAAGTAATGATTACATAATATCATTCTAATACAAATAGCAATTATTTAGTTCCCAGCAAACCAATTTATGGTGCTTTATCTTACGTATATTTGAGTAGCGTCTGTTGACATCTGCCACAGGTTCAAGAAAAGGAGAGAAACAGGTCTCTGTGGTACTTTTCAGTACTGTCCCTAAAACAGTCCTCACCTATGATCAAAGTCAAAAAGGTAAgacatgaaaatatttgatatttGGCGCTGCCTTGAAATAGCTAACAAAGAGATATGTTTTGTTTCAAAATCATCGTTAAAATTTGGAGTTCAACTCAATATTACGAACAGATAAAAAACGGCTGATAAGAACATATATTTCAAAAAACAGATCTACCGTGTTACCAATGAGGGTATATCAGTCAGAATAAAATGGATTTAATGATTTACAGCTCTCTGGCAATGTTCCCTCACatttattttactatattaaatGCTACGTCAATCAGCCAGAAAAGTTTCACCTTATAATCCCTAATAATCCAAGAACTATTATCTTAACTATGATGAAAAGACATTGTAAAGGATCTGTAGTGACCCTTTAGGCCACCTCTCCACCAGAAGTAGCCACTTGTTTgagtaatataaaaatgtatttgtggATATATGTCAAGTACAAATAGAGCATGCAACAAGATAAACAATTTACGCCGGAGGCTCTCCTTGCTCTCCTGCCCACAAGCTTGGCTCTTTCCTCATGCAGTATATCGTAGGCTTGCCTACAGTGTCTCGGGTGTCATGTGGTTTCTCCTGAGCCGAGCAGTGTCTGGCTGGTCGCGGTTTCGGCCATACAGTTCCTCTTTCCTTCCGAGCAAGTTGGACCGAGCCGTCCCGCTCTCACAGCTCAGCAGGGCCGAGCCGTCTTTCTCCCGGCTAGCTAAGGCTAGTTGGTGTCTCCGGTGTCCGGCTGAGCTGGAGATCGACCGGGTTCTGTTACGGTATCGCACTCAGTAGCTTGCAGTGGTAATGGAAGAGAGAAGTTAAAATTGAGATCAATTGGCAACAGGCTGGACAGAGATTTGTAAAATCGTAGTAATTCAAATGGAAACTCATGAAGCAATGTGAGACTCTATACAACAGAGTACCTATACATGTGATGAGATGGCACAAAGATTCAGAATTTCTGTCTGCTTATATAGACCTCTTCAATGGGTAGGCTCTACCCCCTTTGTATCTAGTTGAGCTAACCGAGATAGGCCGGGCCAGGCCGAGTTGTTTGGCCAGCTTGGACACAGAGTCGGCAGTCAAAAATCACAGTTCTATTTATGACTGAGCATGATGAATATGTACTCTGACATAAATAACCACTCAtgacatacagtcaaactgATATGAAATGCTTTCAAACTTGGTTGACATACAATAAATCTGAGTTCAACATAATACTTTAGTAACCACAGTAGTGTGACCGCCACAGTCATGGCTGGTATAAAAGCTTATTAGATGGAAGGCAGGTGGTGCCATAGGCTGATAATTTTTTTAGACTTCTGAGTAACTCAGGAGACATTCTGTCATTTCACCGCAAGAAAAACAGGGTCCATTGTCAGTTATAACAGTTTGATAAAACTGACCTGTGTTGACAGGAAGTGAATTGCTAAAGCTACAAAACAAAGAAATGAGTCTAAAATTTGTTTGGAAGTCTGACAAGGAATCACCCGCATCATAATCTTGATGCAGCTGCAACAATGAATAGTTGACTAGTAAAATGCAAGTTTGCTGTAAGCTATTTGTATTCTAGCTCACCAAATTTTCTAAACTTCAAAGTTATAATTTGATATGTAATATTGGCAGCTAAAAGCCAGTAAACATGAAGTAAACATGAAGTAAATATGAAGTAAACAGAAAGTAAACATGAAGTAAACATGAAGTAAATATGAAGTAAACAGAAAGTAAACATGAAGTGAACATGAAGTGAACAGGAAGTGAACATGAAGTAAACATGCAGTAAACAGGAAGTGAACATGAAGTGAACATGAAGTAAACATGAAGTAACCATGAAGTAAACATGAAGTAAACATGAAGTGAACATGAAGTAAACATGAAGTGAACATGAATTAAACAGCAAGTGAACATGAAGTAAACAGCAAGTGAACATGAAGTAAACATGAAGTGAACATGAAGTAAACATGAAGTGAACATGAATTAAACAGCAAGTGAACATGAAGTAAACAGAAAGTAAACATGAAGTAAACATGAAGTAAATATGAAGTGAACAGAAAGTAAACATGAAGTGAACATGAAGTAAACAGGAAGTGAACATGAAGTAAACATGCAGTAAACAGGAAGTGAACATGAAGTGAACATGAAGTAAACATGAAGTAAACATGAAGTGAACATGAAGTAAACATGAAGTGAACATGAATTAAACAGCAAGTGAACATGAATTAAACAGCAAGTGAACATGAAGTAAACAGCAAGTGAACATGAAGTAAACATGAAGTAAACATGAAGTAAACATGAAGTAAACATGAAGTAAACATGAAGTAAACATGAAGTAAACATGAAGTAAAGCAGGATTAAGTACTCTATTGTCTAAGATTAACTATATGCTAAACACTGTCAGTCTCATGCGCTGTGACAGATAATTATGTGTAATAACTGATGCGCAATTTTTCTTCGTAATCTAACAAGGTGTTTGAGTAGCGCAGATGGTAGCATGCCTGGCTATGATCAGAATATCTGGGTTCCATTTCTGTACAGTGTATTCTTTATTCTAACACTCTTATTGTGGCTTCGTACTGATGGACCGGActcttattacatgtatattaaagattttgttaagTTACAAGAAGATGATTTACTTCTGTTTCTGTTCTGAGATGAAAACCATGCTATGATAAGAGTGAAGACATCAGTTTGACAAGGTGATCAATCGCTAAAATGATTACTTGCAGGAGCAGGGTTTGTTGAGGACACGATCATGAACTTGAAACAGCGATCTGGTGCAACTTCGACATCAGACGCTCTCAAACATGTGAGAGAGAAAGTTCTGACTCAGGCTGGAAACAGACTAAATGATAAGGACACGGCCACCATAGTGTTTGTCGTCACAGATGGTAAATGTAATGATGGGTAAGTGTTCGCTGACATCATTTCATGTTTTCAAGGTAATTGAGAAGCGATGGTGGAAGAGGACTGTTAACAGAATGATGCTAGTGTGCCACTTAAAAGTTTTCAACTCATCGCTTGTTCCCCAATTTTATTTAGAAATTGTTCTACTAGCCGTCTGCTTTAAATGGTTACACCAGAACTTTTGGAAGCATGCTAATTGCATACAATATGCTAAAATCAATTTCAGAGCTCTCTTTTAAATACGATTTTAGCTTGCCATGTTTCAGAAAAAAGAATCTATAATTTCACTGTAAATTACATAACATGAGCTGAAATGAACATATGAACTATATGAACATCAATGATATTGGTAAAGATGGTGGAAAACATTACACTAAAACAGACCTGCCAACTGCATCTAAACAGACCTGTCAAATGCACATAACCAGGCCTGTCAACTGCCCTTATACAGACCTATCAACTGCACCTAAACATACCTTTCAACTTTTCTTAAACAGGCCTGTCAACTGCACCTAAAGTCCTAAACACACCTGCTTACTGCATTTACACAAACCTGTCAACTACCCCTAAACTAACCAGCAAAAAAATTAGAGTTTATATTGCTTCTCTGAATTTGTAGcttgcaaaaatttaaattatacaAGGAAACTTACAGTATTCAACCAAAAACAGCTGTTCTTATGCTGAGATAGTTTGGAACATTGTGTTTGTTGATTTTTATCTTGTCTACTTCTAGAGCCTCTTTCTCTTGTGATATACCAATCTGCAGAGTTTTACCAGCTCttacttttatttaaaacactttaattttttgacaaaagGTTTCAACATCATCTGTTGAAAAATACTTTGAATAATGTGTCAAAGCTTTTCTCAAACTATACATCGTatcttgaaaaattattaaggAGGGGTGATGGTGAGTCAAAGTTTGAAGGTACTATTAATATGGAGGGGTGATGGTGAGTCAAAGTTTGAAGGTACTATTAATATGGAGGGGTGATGGTGAGTCAAAGTTTGAAGGTACTATTAATATGGAGGGGTGATGGTGAGTCAAAGTTTGAAGGTACTATTAATATGGAGGGGTGATGGTGAGTCAAAGTTTGAAGGTACTATTAATATGGAGGGGTGATGGTGAGTCAAAGTTTGAAAGTACTATTAATATGGAGGGGTGATGGTGAGTCAAAGTTTGAAGGtacttatttgaaatgaattactactaacaaaacaaaaatttgaatgaTCTTTCCATCTTCTCAACTCATTAAACAATGTAGTAAAATTATGGTAGGAAATCTGCAGGACAACCAAACAGACAGCTTGCAATTGTATCTCACAGCAGATGAAAAGAGATTGTACTGTAATACCGAGGTGTGTTGctgttttcaaaatattttcatcttcaAAACATATGACATATTTTGCATTACCAAAGAACAATTTAACTATAAAATAATGTGACCAAGCTATTTATGGAAAGTGAACgtttaacatttttgaaaaaataaaagcacAACAACTTTCCAACTTTAATGTTGCTTAGCTGTAATATTTGAGTATTAAATTTCTAaaagcaaaaaactttttaaatcacACTATGCAAGGACATTGCTGAatgtatacacacacacacacacgctaGAACTAATGATGaacacaaaaaaatgaaaatacagaaATCAAGAATTATTGAGCGTTGAAAAGGAgcgttttaaaattttgtaaccTAATAGTATTGCGACAGAATCGGAGTAGGGAATTAAAAGCTGTAGTGGCAGAAAGTTCGTAATAACTGAAGCATATGATGGTAgatgtaatatgttggtgtcATGGAATAGAAAACGATATTGTCATATTTGTGGAAGTATAAATAGAAATATTCTGGGCAGAGTTTATGcaggattttgaaacctgtaacatAAGTGGAGAAATGAACAAGTTTGGGATAAGACaatatgttcaaagattttgtgatgtgaCTGATGGAAGTGTGGTGAGCTGGAATATGTGATCATTCATAATCATAGCTCTTGAAAAAAAATCATAAGTACTGTTACTGTTGTTTAGGTGCAACACTCTTGTTTCTGAGGCTAAGAAACTCCGTGAGGCAGGACCAGGTGTTCAGGTCTTTGCTTTTGGAGTTGGAGAAGCTGATTGCGACGAGCTAGAAGACATTAGAGGCAAAGATGCCGGAGAGGTCTTTGGACTACCTGACTATAACTTTTTTGAAAAACTGGCTGTCGCGGTGAAGGAGCAAATGGCCAAGAATTCAGATGTCTGTGTTAAGAATTGAAGTGACCAATAAAAATCTGTCATGTTTACTATAGTATTGAAGTATCATAGGGAGAGTTGTCAACTAGTGATGTATTAGTAAGACAACTCCTGCACATAGGTCACGCTTGCTTAATTTAGTACTAAAGGGGAATTAGGGGTTTTTGCTGTAATAAGAGTCGTGTTCctctgtctgtctgaaaccacactTGGAGGTTAGTAAAAAATACATTGCAGAGGAATCAAACTCGGTCAGTCAACTTAGCAGTCAGGCATATGTAGTTAATATAGTAATTATAACTAGACATACATTTAACATGTACATACAGCATACTATAACCTAGATAGCATCACTCATATGAAGGCATATGACCTAGATAGCATCACTCATGTGAAGGCATATGACCTAGATAGCATCACTCATGTGAAGGCATATGACCTAGATAGCATCACTCATGTGAAGGCATATGACCTAGATAGCATCATTCATATGAAGGCATATGACCTAGATAGCATCACTCACGTCTTGAATCATCACAGTTTTACCATTCTCCATAGCCATTGGTGAAGTGATTGCTATCATTGTGTGAACAACATCTTCGAGTTGTCTTTGAAGGTGAAAAGGATAGGCAGACATGCAGAGGCGTAAATATGGAAACAGACAATTAGATAGGAACATGTGAAATGTGTTAGGTAGAGCTGAACGGTTCAATTGTAATGACTCATCTATGCTAATGTTCAAGTATGAGCCACTGtatgaaaaatgcttaaacCTTGCAAATTACATTGTTGAATATGTCTGATGACCACTTTGTGTAGAGTAACATcataaataaacttttttgttCATATTGACAAACATTTAATGTAGACGCATTCATCATGCTTTCATTCACCATAATCATTTGCATCATGGCTATCTGCCATGATGCAAGGCAAGTCATGAGCGAGTCAAGGCGAGTCATGAGCGAGTCAAGGCGAGTCATGAGCGAGTCAAGGCGAGTCATGAGCGAGTCAAGGCGAGTCATAAGCGAGTCAAGGCAAGTCATGAGCGAGTCGACTTAAAATATTGGTAAAATATAACCAGCTGACAGTTGCGCAAAAATAATGACCAAAACAGATCAATACAATAGGTGCGATTCAGTTTAAAAATCAATCCAATCAGTAAGTTATTGATATAATTTTGAAATATCTATATAAACATACTATACACAATATCTATATACGGACATACTATAGTAAATCAAGGATGAGCATTGAAAAACAACAATGTACAAAAATACTTGAAGCTCATAAcataaattacatgtacaatTGCGAAGGAAGGATTCCAAAGCATTTacttattaaaaaataactgAAATATTTAATAAGACGTTTTAATTTATACTAGTAACTTTCATACCGGgtatatattttacaaaagagAATATCTTTGTCTACCTATAAATAGTTGTTTTTGTGAAGCCGTGTTGTCATCACCGTCTGAGCCAGTCTTGGACGCCGATGGTGATGAACCATGCATTGGAAATGAATAAAATGGAATTGAGTTCATAATAATCAACTATTTCAACTAATGTGTCATTTATGTAGGCACATTGCCTACATAAACGACACATTGTGTAGGTGTGTGGCCAGGCCTTACGTCAGTAAGGGCTGGTATCAACTGCTAATAAACATGTTACAGAGAATGCTACTCCATTCACATTGGTCCACATGTCTAGCTGGCATGAGTTGGTACTACCAGAATAACCATGTGAACAAAAGTGAACAAGCTCTCCTTTAGCCTGTGAAATGATGAAGCTATAGACAAAGATAGTGTTTATGTTGGAGATACCTGATTCAGAATACAAGAGACAATCCAGATACCTCTGGTCACTAAAAGTTAACTCACCCAGACCCCTCGTGTTGTACGATTCGTTTGTGTTGTACGGTGAGTTCTGGTAGAGATACCAGGATCAGGGCATCTCTAGTGGACACACAGCAACCTAAAAGGATAAGGTAGTAATATATAACTAGACAAGACAGGAGTATATTTTACCTCTTAACAcacacaataccataataattATATGAACAATACCTACAAACCAGTACCATCTTCACATAGCATATTGTTCTCAAGTACCACTCATCCTTTACCAACATCCTTTACCAAGGATGTCTCATCGACTGACTCCTCAGGTCACacagcattcaaataaaggacATATATTTGCTATATGTCAGATGTTGTATAGGGAGTACAACAGGAAGTGGTGATTTGCTAGCAGGTCACGCCTCTTCCTCCCAGACTGCTCAGCAATTAGGAATTTCCTGTCAGATGCTAATATGACATGCTAGCTGATTACTACTCAATCTAGGAAATTATGTTCCTctatttaatagtatttatgTTTATCTATTTAATGAGTAGAAAACTTCCAAAACCTAAAACATGTCATGTTTGAAACACAAATGGAGTAATGCATGGAATATTTCTATAAcacttttaatataaaattcaaTAGAATGAAAGAACCACAAGAGTCATAGAGCAAACTATCATAGTCAACACACAGCATCTACATTAGAGGTTTCCATGTACTTACACCAGTTTAAATGATGGTAGTATCTGGTCAATAACAGTGTGAGTGACCGAATATTATGAAAAGTATAGGTGGGTCACcaagtagcctgtcttgacaaactgttgtttttgcggagttgtccccatcgagcgggcgagcaacacaacagcttgtcacaagacgtactgcacctgatgcgtcagctgcacttatagggagttgttctcttctgtctatgcgacttagttgcgatgttatgtcggtcgctccattggtaatcatagcAAATTtcgcacaaaaatttatgtagaaaaaataagattacaacgtttaaccagcaaCCAGTCcctgcagtaaactttagtagaacttgaaaacttaggcaacaacagcgactaaacatgtcattttttgtgcgctcagtcagttttatttctatttttgtatcaggcagttttatttgtttttacttctttttttttcaatttattttattcttaaattctactaatGTTTACAACaaagactggtctttggttaaacgttgtaatcttatttttttctacataaatttttacg
The sequence above is drawn from the Watersipora subatra chromosome 5, tzWatSuba1.1, whole genome shotgun sequence genome and encodes:
- the LOC137397302 gene encoding cartilage matrix protein-like; the encoded protein is MGAGFVEDTIMNLKQRSGATSTSDALKHVREKVLTQAGNRLNDKDTATIVFVVTDGKCNDGCNTLVSEAKKLREAGPGVQVFAFGVGEADCDELEDIRGKDAGEVFGLPDYNFFEKLAVAVKEQMAKNSDVCVKN